In Pyrus communis chromosome 8, drPyrComm1.1, whole genome shotgun sequence, one genomic interval encodes:
- the LOC137742363 gene encoding auxin-binding protein T85-like isoform X2 produces MKESETVEVAEGARKWQGLLRLLSSSSACCSSLQYLKLPNAHSKVTGLPLVRNISELPQNNYGRAGLAHTTVAGSLLHGLKEAEVWLQTFAPGSGTPIHRHSCEEVFVVLKGSGTLYLAPSSHEKFPGKPQEFSIFANSTFHIPVNDAHQVRNTNEHEDLQVLVTISRPPVKVFIYEDWFMPHTAAKLKYPYFWDEECLEVESPPKDEL; encoded by the exons ATGAAAGAATCAGAGACGGTAGAAGTTGCGGAAGGAGCGAGAAAATGGCAGGGCCTTCTTCGCTTACTATCTTCTTCTTCAGCTTGCTGTTCTTCTCTGCAGTATCTGAAGCTTCCAAATGCTCACTCAAAGGTAACAG GATTACCTCTAGTAAGAAATATAAGTGAGCTTCCACAGAATAACTATGGAAGGGCGGGTTTGGCACACACAACTGTTGCTGGTTCACTCTTGCACGGGTTGAAAGAG GCTGAGGTATGGCTACAAACATTTGCTCCAGGATCAGGCACACCAATACACAGGCATTCTTGTGAAGAAGTTTTTGTTGTCCTAAAGGGAAGTGGAACTCTTTACCTTGCACCGAGCTCGCACGAGAAGTTCCCTGGAAAGCCACAAGAGTTCTCTATCTTTGCAAATAGCACATTTCACATACCTGTGAACGATGCTCACCAG GTCCGGAATACAAATGAACATGAGGATTTGCAAGTGCTTGTCACCATATCTCGTCCGCCAGTTAAAGT GTTCATATATGAGGACTGGTTCATGCCTCACACTGCTGCAAAGTTGAAGTACCCCTACTTTTGGGACGAAGAATGCCTCGAAGTTGAATCGCCGCCAAAGGATGAGCTATGA
- the LOC137743371 gene encoding protein RESISTANCE TO PHYTOPHTHORA 1, chloroplastic-like produces MNTLTSTSLCNFQYPFTVSNPRNVSPCNSPFPTKFYFRLYANANELDAPAAVEEPKPELEEAKPPEAGKSSTFSAAAAGSPLDKDLKKVVQKTAATFAPRASTASKNPAVPGSTLYTVFEVQAYASMLLGGFLSFNLIFPSNEPDIWRLMGMWSIWMFTIPSLRARDCSKNEKEALNYLFLLVPLLNVTIPFFVKSFAVVWSADTVAFFAMYAWKLGWLERKD; encoded by the exons ATGAACACCTTAACTTCAACCTCTCTCTGCAACTTCCAATATCCTTTCACCGTTTCGAACCCGAGAAACGTTTCACCCTGCAATTCTCCGTTTCCCACCAAATTTTATTTCAGACTATATGCCAATGCCAATGAGCTGGATGCTCCGGCAGCAGTGGAGGAACCAAAGCCAGAGCTAGAAGAAGCCAAGCCACCGGAAGCCGGAAAGTCCTCCACTttctctgctgctgctgctggttcTCCACTCGACAAGGACCTCAAAAAG GTGGTTCAGAAGACTGCTGCAACCTTTGCACCAAGGGCTTCGACAGCTTCCAAAAACCCCGCTGTGCCCGGTAGTACTCTCTACACTGTTTTTGAGGTTCAAGCCTATGCCTCCATGCTGCTAGGTGGATTTCTGTCCTTCAATCTCATCTTCCCATCGAACGAACCAGACATATGGaggttaatgggaatgtggtcCATTTGGATGTTTA CAATTCCTTCACTGCGTGCACGAGACTGCTCGAAAAATGAGAAGGAAGCTCTAAACTATCTCTTCCTCCTCGTCCCGTTACTCAATGTTACAATCCCATTCTTTGTGAAGTCCTTTGCTGTCGTTTGGTCTGCTGATACTGTAGCCTTTTTCGCCATGTATGCGTGGAAG CTTGGGTGGCTAGAAAGAAAAGACTAG
- the LOC137743598 gene encoding transcription termination factor MTERF4, chloroplastic-like: MKIRCYTGITKPSFLLVHSELSALTSPKPQFTSISTLCNREKLIGLITRCQYSVSGRRSATSYKDSSVSNTNTSRIGRRDRGSSSLYSRPSLLEMKNERMEIRARVYDFLRGIGIVPDELDGLELPVTVEVMRERVDFLHNLGLTVEDINNYPLVLGCSVKKNMIPVLDYLGKLGVRKSTFTEFLRRYPQVLHASVVIDLSPVVKYLQGMDIKPDDIPRVLEKYPEVLGFKLEGTMSTSVAYLVGIGVARREIGGVLTRYPEILGMRVGRVIKPFVEYLEKLGIPRLGVARLIEKRPHIVGFGLEERVKPNIQSLLEFCVREESLASVVAQYPEIIGIDLKPKLLSQQSSLKSVIDLDPEDFGRVVEKMPQVVSLSDRPMMKHVDFLKNCGFSLEQVRKMIVGCPQLLALNLDIMKLSFDFFQTEMQMPLNDLVAFPAFFTYGLESTIKPRHKMVSKKALKCSLGWLLNCSDEKFAQRMDYDTIDMEEMESLPSFDMNTLTEPRSDDSGSEYDDDSDDDYV, translated from the coding sequence ATGAAGATCAGATGCTATACTGGTATTACGAAACCCAGCTTTTTGCTTGTGCATTCAGAGTTATCGGCACTTACATCTCCTAAGCCCCAATTCACTTCTATATCCACGCTTTGCAATCGAGAGAAATTGATAGGGTTGATAACAAGGTGTCAGTATTCTGTTTCTGGTAGAAGGTCAGCAACCAGTTATAAGGATTCATCGGTTTCAAATACAAACACCAGTCGTATAGGTAGGAGAGATAGAGGTTCTTCATCCTTATATAGTCGTCCTAGTCTGTTagagatgaagaatgaaagGATGGAAATTCGTGCCCGGGTTTATGATTTCTTGCGAGGAATTGGTATTGTCCCTGATGAGCTTGATGGATTGGAGCTTCCTGTTACAGTCGAAGTTATGAGGGAACGTGTGGATTTTCTTCACAATCTGGGACTTACAGTCGAAGACATTAACAACTATCCGCTTGTTCTAGGCTGTAGTGTGAAGAAAAACATGATTCCTGTGCTCGATTATCTTGGGAAGTTGGGTGTTAGGAAATCCACATTCACAGAGTTCTTGAGAAGATATCCACAAGTCCTGCATGCTAGTGTTGTTATTGACCTTTCACCAGTGGTCAAGTATCTTCAAGGAATGGATATCAAACCGGATGACATTCCTCGGGTTCTTGAGAAATACCCAGAAGTGCTGGGATTCAAGCTTGAGGGGACCATGAGCACTTCGGTGGCTTATTTAGTTGGAATTGGGGTTGCAAGAAGGGAGATTGGAGGAGTTTTAACTAGATACCCCGAGATTTTAGGGATGCGTGTAGGTAGGGTGATCAAGCCTTTTGTTGAGTATCTCGAAAAGCTGGGTATTCCTAGACTAGGTGTGGCTAGACTGATAGAGAAGCGTCCTCACATCGTTGGGTTTGGATTGGAGGAGAGGGTGAAACCGAATATTCAATCCCTTTTGGAGTTTTGTGTTCGAGAAGAATCACTTGCTTCTGTAGTGGCACAGTATCCTGAGATCATAGGAATTGATCTCAAGCCTAAGCTTCTCAGTCAACAAAGTTCACTCAAGTCGGTAATAGATTTGGATCCCGAGGACTTTGGCAGAGTTGTTGAGAAGATGCCTCAAGTTGTTAGCCTCAGTGATAGACCTATGATGAAGCATGTCGATTTCCTTAAGAATTGTGGATTTTCCTTGGAGCAAGTGAGGAAGATGATCGTCGGGTGTCCCCAGTTGCTTGCCTTGAATCTGGACATCATGAAACTCAGCTTTGATTTCTTTCAAACAGAGATGCAAATGCCTTTGAATGACTTGGTTGCTTTCCCAGCATTCTTTACTTATGGTCTGGAATCGACTATAAAACCAAGACATAAGATGGTTTCGAAGAAAGCGTTGAAATGCTCCCTTGGATGGCTTCTCAATTGCTCTGATGAAAAGTTTGCACAACGGATGGACTACGACACCATTGACATGGAGGAGATGGAATCATTGCCATCGTTTGATATGAATACGCTCACAGAACCAAGGAGCGACGATTCAGGTTCTGAATACGATGATGACAGCGATGACGATTATGTATAG
- the LOC137741986 gene encoding piezo-type mechanosensitive ion channel homolog, which produces MGRLLGGFVLPLLLLTAAVINWSVLSLVDLIAFLLILFNAPKLGFHLGRQLLLSWIIVIFSLFVIFSQVIYLVIWAIEGNKWSGVDAWWANLIGFMILQSWKSPFVLYFLLLQLSVVAVALVDLYGNRFGLVSSCDSCWGCFSSAIERPICSHLRVAALLLLPAIQLVVGISRPSWVSLPFFIGSCIGLVDWSLTSNFLGLFRWWKPFHLYAGFNIVLLYVYQLPVEFPDMLQWVAKFIGLFKITLHSDWTEVCSSCSLLLFYTMLSCVKCDLEEMDFILSMKENNLMEQLLPSKHSFFIRESRSGVRHTNVLLKGAVFRTFSINFFTYGFPVSLFALSFWSFHFASICAFGLLAYVGYIIYVFPSLFRLHRLNGLLLVFILLWAASTYIFNVAFAFLNRKIGKNMDIWEMIGLWHYPIPGFFLLAQFCLGILVALGNLVNNSVFLWLSDEDGQSSNDNSTAEGEGETKVLIVATIAWGLRKSSRAIMLALILLIAMKPGFIHAVYVIFFLIYLLSHNINRKMRKSLILLCEVHFALLYIIQINPISDTLEQKGSLSAEILSQLGLLQHESSWDFLQIALLACFCAIHNHGFEMLFSFSAIVQHTPSRPFGFSILKAGLNKSVLLSVYASSAIQYRHDNPSYERRIALFLSAIGQKFLSVYRSCGTYIAFLTILLTVYLVRPNYVSFGYIFLLLVWIIGRQLVERTKKRLWFPLKAYAIVVFIFIYSLSSFPSIEIWLSKFIDLYFYLGYNSEASYLKNIWESLAVLIVMQLYSYERRQSSYNRSDDVHVLEFGVLGFVRRFVIWHSNKILFIAVFYASLSPISAFGFFYLLGLVLCSTLPKASHFPSKSFLVYTGLLVTSEYLFQMWGRQAAMFPGQKHSYISLFLGFRVFKPGFWSLESGLRGKVLVIAACTLQYNVFRWLEKMPSTILNNGKWEEPCPLFVSTEDANINGSIPREDNKPSTDSEAISVKREGVRSQSWPFFPPGSSQLPNHVSPRAGGSEGSSNKYSFGYIWGSTKESHKWNKKRILALRKERFDTQKLIAKIYLKFWMENMFNLFGLEINMIALLLASFALLNAISMVYIALLATCIIMNRQSIRKLWPVLVFLFASILILEYFAIWRCVWTRNQPDETNAQCHDCWKSSTMYFSYCKYCWLGLIVDDPRMLISYFAVFMLACFKLHADQLSGFSVSSTYRQMVSQRKNLFVWRDLSFETKSMWTFFDYLRLYCYCHLLDLVLALVLITGTIEYDILHLGYLAFALVFFRVRLKILKKRNKIFKFLRIYNFALIVLSLAYQSPFVGESCAGKCETVDYVFEMIGFYKYDYGFRITARSALVEIIIFMLVSLQSYMFSSPEFDYVSRYLEAEQIGAIVREQEKKAAWKTAQLKHIRESEEKKHQRNLQVEKMKSEMLNLQTQLHSTNSVTNCGDSPPVSEGLRRRRNTSLNSNNDWGTSDKEGLQLKKEQILRVDSLYPSELHESPAPVNMENPTAMECARDSIESLNCEITEVEDDVADGIFFTSSEKDKVKGKAKESPLISLLGDGVSQVQSIGNQAVNNLVSFFNIDHEFDVNEHSSVEDGVYDEMESQKVKVSFDRSSSLQSDTSSDATSLQLGRILRHIWSQMRSNNDIVCYCCFILVFLWNFSLLSMVYMAALFLYALCVNSGPSYIFWVVMLIYTEVYILLQYLYQIMIQHWAFSVASDLLREWGFPEHKITSSFVVSSLPLFLVYLFTLLQSSITAKDGEWMSSTDFDFYRRSALHGKEIPVSYSWSQKTKKFLQIMENAVKSVVRSFFRYWNSLTQGADSPPYFVQVSMDVRSWPEDGIQPEKIESGVNQLLKIIHDERCKEKNPNLCPFASRVHVQSIERSQENENVALAVFEVVYASPMTECGDSIEWYKSLTPAADVAKEILKAQDAGFVEEIGFPYPILSVIGGGKRDIDLYAYVFGADLTFFFLVAIFYQSVIKNNSEFLDVYQLEDQFPKEFVFILMIIFFLIVLDRIIYLCSFATGKVIFYIFNLILFTYSVTEYAWNMEPSHQHAGGLALRAIFLAKAVSLALQAIQLRHGIPHKNTLYRQFLTSEISRINYFGYRLYRALPFLYELRCALDWSCTTTSLTMYDWLKLEDIHASLYLVKCDAVLNRATHKQGEKQTKMTKCCNGICLFFILICVIWAPMLMYSSGNPTNIENPIKDAIVQVDIKTASGRLTLYQTTLCEKLQWDKLGSDVNLDPEGYLDTYNKKDVQLICCESDASTLWLIPDVVQTRFIRSLWDPNMDISFTWVLSRDRPKGKETVKYERSLESQDLPKQSDVQKVLNGSINSFRMYNIYPRYFRVTGSGDVRPLELEDNFISADLVLNRANYEWWSFRDINSSDVNGCGGLTGPMAIIVSEETPPQGILGDTLSKFSIWGLYITFVLAVGRFIRLQCSDLRMRIPYENLPSCDRLIAICEDIYAARAEGELGVEEVLYWTLVKIYRSPHMLLEYTKPD; this is translated from the exons ATGGGGAGACTTCTTGGCGGTTTCGTGTTACCTCTGCTGCTGCTAACTG CTGCTGTTATCAACTGGAGCGTGCTCTCTCTTGTCGATTTGATAGCGTTTCTTCTTATTCTATTTAATGCACCAAAACTAG GATTTCATCTAGGAAGGCAGCTTTTATTGTCATGGATCATtgttatattttctttatttgttattttttctcAAGTGATATATCTTGTTATATGGGCTATTGAGGGAAATAAATGGAGCGGAGTAGATGCTTGGTGGGCAAATCTTATTGGATTCATGAT ATTGCAGTCATGGAAATCTCCTTTCGTGCTATATTTTTTACTCTTACAACTATCAGTAGTTGCTGTTGCATTAGTTGATTTGTATGGAAACAGATTTGGTCTTGTTTCATCATGCGATTCATGTTGGGGTTGTTTCTCATCAGCCATTGAACGACCAATTT GTTCTCATCTTAGGGTTGCTGCCTTGTTGCTATTGCCTGCCATTCAGTTGGTTGTCGGAATTAGCCGTCCTTCATGGGTTTCTCTACCCTTTTTTATTGGGAGCTGCATTGGTCTTGTAGATTGGTCTTTGACAAGCAATTTTCTAGGACTTTTCAG GTGGTGGAAGCCTTTTCACTTGTATGCAGGCTTCAACATTGTCTTGCTTTATGTGTATCAGCTCCCTGTGGAGTTTCCGGATATGTTACAATGGGTAGCTAAGTTCATTGGTCTGTTCAAAATAACTTTACATTCAGACTGGACTGAAGTTTGTTCGAGCTGCTCTCTTTTACTTTTCTACACCATG CTATCCTGTGTTAAATGTGATCTAGAGGAAATGGATTTTATTTTATCCATGAAAGAAAACAACTTGATGGAGCAACTTCTTCCCTCGAAGCATTCATTTTTTATTCGTGAATCTAG ATCTGGTGTAAGGCATACCAATGTTTTATTGAAGGGAGCGGTTTTCCGGACCTTTAGTATCAACTTCTTCACATATGGTTTCCCG GTTTCCTTGTTTGCTCTTTCTTTTTGGAGTTTTCATTTTGCAAGTATTTGCGCATTTGGGCTACTTGCATATGTTGGCTACATCATATATGTCTTCCCTTCCTTATTCCGTTTGCATCGACTGAATGGGCTGCTTCTTGTCTTCATTCTCCTGTGGGCTGCTAGcacatatattttcaatgtagcaTTTGCATTCTTGAATCGGAAAATTGGGAAG AACATGGACATATGGGAGATGATTGGGTTGTGGCATTATCCCATACCTGGATTCTTTCTGCTTGCACAATTTTGTCTTGGTATATTGGTTGCCTTGGGTAATCTTGTGAACAACTCGGTTTTCCTTTGGTTGTCTGATGAGGATGGACAATCTTCAAATGACAACAGTACCGCAGAAG GTGAGGGAGAGACCAAAGTATTGATAGTGGCCACAATTGCTTGGGGACTGCGCAAAAGCTCTCGAGCTATCATGCTGGCACTGATATTGCTCATTGCCATGAAACCTGGTTTCATCCATGCTGTATATG TGATATTCTTTTTGATATATCTTTTGAGCCACAACATTAACAGAAAGATGCGGAAGTCTTTGATTCTCCTATGTGAGGTTCACTTTGCGCTATTGTATATCATTCAGATTAATCCGATCTCTGATACTTTGGAGCAAAAAGGCTCTTTGAGTGCAGAAATCTTATCACAATTAG GTCTTCTTCAACATGAAAGCTCGTGGGACTTTTTGCAAATAGCTTTGCTCGCTTGCTTCTGTGCAATTCATAACCATGGTTTTGAAATGCTATTTTCGTTCTCAGCAATTGTGCAGCATACACCTAGCCGTCCATTTGGATTTAGCATTTTGAAAGCTGGTCTGAATAAATCAGTTTTGTTGTCAGTGTATGCGTCCTCAGCCATTCAGTACAGACATGATAATCCTTCTTATG AGAGAAGAATTGCATTATTCCTCAGTGCAATTGGGCAGAAGTTTTTATCTGTGTACAGATCATGTGGAACCTACATTGCCTTTCTAACGATTCTCCTTACTGTATACTTGGTGAGACCCAATTATGTATCATTTGGATACATATTCCTTCTCCTTGTTTGGATCATTGGAAGACAACTTGTGGAGAGAACAAAAAAACGCCTTTGGTTCCCATTGAAAGCATATGCAATTGTGGTGTTTATCTTTATCTATAGCTTGAGCAGTTTCCCGAGCATTGAGATCTGGTTGTCCAAGTTCATAGACCTTTATTTTTATCTAGGCTATAACTCCGAAGCTtcatatttgaaaaatatttgggAATCCCTAGCAGTGTTGATTGTGATGCAACTTTATAGCTACGAGAGAAGACAGAGCAGTTATAACAGGTCAGATGATGTCCATGTGTTAGAATTTGGAGTGCTTGGGTTTGTAAGGCGGTTTGTCATTTGGCACAGCAACAAGATCTTGTTTATTGCAGTATTCTATGCATCTTTATCTCCAATAAGTGCCTTTGGCTTCTTTTATCTACTTGGCCTTGTCCTGTGTTCAACTTTACCTAAAGCTTCACATTTCCCATCTAAATCATTCTTGGTTTACACAGGACTCCTAGTAACGTCTGAGTACCTTTTTCAGATGTGGGGTAGACAGGCTGCAATGTTTCCTGGACAAAAGCACTCTtatatttccctttttttgggTTTCCGTGTATTTAAACCGGGCTTTTGGAGTCTAGAATCTGGCTTGAGAGGAAAAGTTCTGGTGATTGCTGCATGCACTCTTCAATATAATGTTTTTCGCTGGTTGGAAAAGATGCCAAGTACTATCCTAAACAATGGAAAGTGGGAAGAGCCTTGTCCATTGTTTGTCTCAACAGAAGATGCCAATATCAATGGTTCCATCCCAAGGGAGGATAACAAGCCATCGACAGATTCTGAAGCCATTTCAGTGAAACGAGAAGGGGTCAGGAGCCAATCATGGCCCTTTTTTCCCCCTGGTTCATCGCAATTACCTAACCATGTGTCCCCTAGAGCAGGAGGTTCTGAGGGTAGCAGTAATAAATATTCATTTGGGTACATTTGGGGCAGCACCAAAGAGAGTCATAAGTGGAACAAGAAGCGGATTCTTGCCTTGAGAAAGGAGAGATTTGACACACAGAAGCTTATTGCAAAAATCTATTTGAAATTCTGGATGGAGAATATGTTTAACCTCTTTGGTCTTGAGATAAACATGATTGCATTGCTTCTTGCAAGCTTTGCTTTATTGAATGCCATATCTATGGTATACATTGCGTTACTTGCTACTTGCATTATTATGAATCGGCAGAGTATACGTAAACTATGGCCCGTATTAGTTTTCCTGTTTGCATCCATTCTCATCCTTGAGTATTTTGCCATCTGGAGGTGTGTGTGGACTCGAAATCAACCTGATGAGACGAATGCACAGTGCCATGATTGCTGGAAAAGCTCAACCATGTATTTCAGTTACTGCAAGTACTGCTGGTTAG GACTTATTGTCGATGATCCGCGTATGCTTATCAGCTATTTTGCCGTCTTCATGCTTGCTTGTTTCAAACTTCATGCTGATCAATTGTCCGGATTCTCGGTGTCATCTACTTACCGACAAATGGTATCTCAACGTAAAAATTTGTTTGTGTGGAGAGACCTCTCTTTTGAAACCAAAAGCATGTGGACCTTCTTTGACTACCTGAGGCTTTACTGCTACTGTCATCTATTGGATCTTGTGCTAGCATTGGTTTTGATTACTGGAACAATTGAGTATGACATTCTGCACCTTGGTTATCTTGCTTTTGCGCTGGTTTTCTTTCGGGTGAGACTTAAAATCTTAAAGAAGAGGAATAAGATATTCAAGTTCTTGCGCATATACAATTTTGCTCTTATTGTTCTTTCTCTTGCATATCAATCTCCTTTTGTGGGGGAGTCTTGTGCTGGAAAGTGTGAGACAGTAGATTACGTATTTGAGATGATTGGATTTTATAAGTATGACTATGGATTTCGGATTACTGCAAGATCGGCTCTTGTTGAGATTATCATTTTTATGCTGGTATCACTTCAGTCCTATATGTTCTCCTCCCCAGAGTTTGATTATGTTTCTCGGTATCTTGAAGCCGAGCAAATTGGTGCCATTGTGCGTGAGCAAGAAAAGAAAGCTGCATGGAAAACTGCACAGTTAAAACATATTCGTGAATCTGAGGAGAAGAAACACCAGCGTAACCTGCAAGTGGAGAAAATGAAGTCAGAGATGCTCAACCTGCAAACCCAACTCCACAGCACGAACTCGGTTACTAATTGCGGTGACTCTCCTCCTGTCAGTGAAGGCCTGAGAAGGAGGAGGAATACTTCTCTTAACTCGAACAACGATTGGGGGACCTCTGATAAAGAAGGATTACAACTGAAAAAGGAGCAGATACTTAGAGTGGATTCATTATATCCTAGTGAATTGCATGAATCTCCTGCACCAGTGAATATGGAAAATCCAACAGCGATGGAGTGTGCAAGAGATTCAATAGAATCTCTTAACTGTGAGATCACTGAAGTTGAAGATGATGTTGCTGATGGCATATTTTTCACTTCTTCAGAAAAGGACAAAGTTAAAGGGAAAGCAAAGGAAAGCCCACTAATATCTCTGCTAGGTGATGGTGTTTCCCAGGTACAGTCGATTGGAAATCAGGCAGTTAACAACCTTGTAAGCTTTTTCAACATTGATCATGAGTTTGATGTCAATGAGCACTCTTCTGTTGAGGATGGGGTGTATGATGAGATGGAGAGCCAGAAAGTTAAAGTGTCCTTTGACCGTTCATCTTCCCTGCAGTCTGACACGAGTTCTGATGCAACAAGTCTGCAGTTAGGAAGGATCCTCCGTCACATATGGTCCCAAATGCGATCCAACAATGATATTGTGTGTTATTGTTGTTTTATCCTTGTCTTTTTGTGGAACTTCAGTTTGCTTTCTATGGTGTATATGGCAGCTTTATTCTTGTACGCACTATGTGTAAATTCCGGTCCAAGTTACATCTTCTGGGTTGTTATGCTGATTTACACAGAAGTCTATATTTTGCTTCAGTATCTGTACCAGATTATGATCCAGCACTGGGCTTTTAGTGTTGCTTCAGACTTGCTTCGTGAGTGGGGATTTCCTGAACATAAAATCACATCTTCTTTTGTGGTCAGTTCATTACCTCTCTTTCTTGTCTACTTATTTACCCTCTTACAGAGCTCTATAACCGCAAAAGATGGTGAGTGGATGTCGTCTACAGACTTCGACTTCTATAGGAGGAGTGCTTTGCATGGAAAAGAGATTCCTGTCAGTTATAGCTGGAGTCAGAAAACAAAGAAGTTCCTGCAAATAATGGAAAATGCAGTAAAATCGGTAGTCAGAAGCTTCTTCAGGTACTGGAATTCACTGACACAGGGAGCAGATTCCCCTCCTTACTTTGTTCAGGTGTCTATGGATGTGCGCTCATGGCCAGAGGACGGGATTCAGCCAGAAAAGATTGAGTCTGGAGTAAATCAATTGCTTAAAATCATTCATGATGAAAGGTGCAAGGAGAAAAACCCTAATCTCTGCCCTTTCGCTAGCAGGGTGCATGTCCAAAGCATAGAAAGGagtcaagaaaatgaaaatgtagcCTTGGCTGTTTTTGAGGTGGTATATGCCTCTCCCATGACAGAGTGTGGTGATTCGATAGAATGGTACAAGTCACTTACTCCAGCAGCTGATGTCGCGAAGGAAATTCTTAAAGCACAAGATGCTGGGTTTGTTGAAGAAATAGGATTCCCATACCCCATACTCTCTGTAATTGGAGGAGGCAAGAGGGACATTGATCTGTATGCATATGTATTTGGTGCCGATctgacttttttctttttagtcgCCATATTCTACCAATCCGTCATAAAAAATAACAGCGAATTTCTTGACGTGTATCAGCTTGAAGATCAGTTTCCGAAAGAGTTTGTATTCATCCTAATG ATTATCTTTTTCTTGATTGTACTTGACCGTATAATCTATCTCTGTTCATTTGCCACCGGAAAAGTGATTTTCTACATTTTCAATCTCATCCTCTTCACGTATTCAGTAACAGAGTATGCTTGGAACATGGAGCCTTCCCACCAACATGCTGGAGGATTAGCACTCCGTGCTATATTTCTTGCGAAAGCAGTTTCTTTAGCACTGCAGGCTATACAACTCCGACATGGAATTCCTCATAAAAACACTTTGTACCGGCAGTTTTTGACTAGTGAGATttcaagaattaattatttCGGATATCGACTATATCGCGCTCTGCCTTTCCTTTATGAACTGAGATGTGCACTTGATTGGTCATGCACAACCACATCTTTGACCATGTATGATTGGCTGAAA CTGGAGGACATACATGCAAGCTTGTACCTTGTCAAATGTGACGCAGTCTTGAACAGAGCAACGCACAAACAAGGAGAAAAGCAAACGAAAATGACCAAATGTTGCAACGGGATATGTCTGTTTTTCATATTGATTTGTGTTATTTGGGCTCCAATGCTG ATGTACAGCAGTGGTAACCCGACAAACATTGAAAATCCCATCAAAGATGCCATTGTTCAGGTTGACATTAAGACAGCGAGTGGAAGACTGACCCTGTATCAAACCACCCTCTGTGAAAAGCTCCAATGGGACAAACTCGGCTCTGATGTTAATCTCGATCCTGAAGGTTACCTGGATACCTATAATAAGAAAGATGTCCAGTTGATATGTTGCGAATCTGATGCTAGTACTTTGTGGCTTATCCCCGATGTAGTCCAAACCAGATTCATTCGGTCCCTTTGGGATCCCAACATGGATATATCTTTCACTTGGGTACTTTCCAGGGACAGACCCAAAGGCAAGGAAACTGTGAAATATGAAAGAAGTTTGGAGTCTCAGGATCTTCCGAAACAATCAGATGTCCAAAAAGTTCTCAACGGCTCCATTAACAGCTTTAGGATGTACAACATTTATCCAAGATACTTCCGTGTCACTGGTTCTGGTGATGTCAGACCGTTGGAACTAGAG GATAATTTCATTAGCGCGGACCTTGTTCTGAATCGTGCAAATTATGAGTGGTGGTCCTTCCGCGACATCAATTCATCAGATGTCAATGGATGTGGAGGTTTGACAGGACCGATGGCCATCATCGTATCTGAGGAAACACCACCAC AGGGTATTCTTGGTGACACCCTTAGCAAGTTCAGCATTTGGGGTCTCTACATAACATTTGTTCTCGCCGTTGGCCGCTTCATCAGACTTCAATGTTCCGACTTACGAATGAGAATCCCCTACGAGAATCTTCCTTCCTGTGATAG GTTGATAGCCATTTGTGAGGATATATATGCTGCAAGAGCAGAGGGTGAGCTTGGAGTTGAAGAGGTCTTATACTGGACACTGGTGAAGATTTACCGGTCACCACACATGCTGCTCGAATACACGAAACCGGATTAG
- the LOC137742363 gene encoding auxin-binding protein T85-like isoform X1: MAGPSSLTIFFFSLLFFSAVSEASKCSLKGLPLVRNISELPQNNYGRAGLAHTTVAGSLLHGLKEAEVWLQTFAPGSGTPIHRHSCEEVFVVLKGSGTLYLAPSSHEKFPGKPQEFSIFANSTFHIPVNDAHQVRNTNEHEDLQVLVTISRPPVKVFIYEDWFMPHTAAKLKYPYFWDEECLEVESPPKDEL; encoded by the exons ATGGCAGGGCCTTCTTCGCTTACTATCTTCTTCTTCAGCTTGCTGTTCTTCTCTGCAGTATCTGAAGCTTCCAAATGCTCACTCAAAG GATTACCTCTAGTAAGAAATATAAGTGAGCTTCCACAGAATAACTATGGAAGGGCGGGTTTGGCACACACAACTGTTGCTGGTTCACTCTTGCACGGGTTGAAAGAG GCTGAGGTATGGCTACAAACATTTGCTCCAGGATCAGGCACACCAATACACAGGCATTCTTGTGAAGAAGTTTTTGTTGTCCTAAAGGGAAGTGGAACTCTTTACCTTGCACCGAGCTCGCACGAGAAGTTCCCTGGAAAGCCACAAGAGTTCTCTATCTTTGCAAATAGCACATTTCACATACCTGTGAACGATGCTCACCAG GTCCGGAATACAAATGAACATGAGGATTTGCAAGTGCTTGTCACCATATCTCGTCCGCCAGTTAAAGT GTTCATATATGAGGACTGGTTCATGCCTCACACTGCTGCAAAGTTGAAGTACCCCTACTTTTGGGACGAAGAATGCCTCGAAGTTGAATCGCCGCCAAAGGATGAGCTATGA